Proteins encoded in a region of the Planococcus citri chromosome 1, ihPlaCitr1.1, whole genome shotgun sequence genome:
- the LOC135832153 gene encoding uncharacterized protein LOC135832153 has product MDQKFTYAFRGVIAFVAFTNLGIAVKAFVEKKCSLTEISGSESVNLILPRVFGSFAFLQALILIHCALCIYHKPLISLGIFSSFLNLNVYLTETFVFHTISFDFQVILPCVLNGIIIVGFAASLLEFKSKKEVCDDENAEILKFANTLKKTRGMKKFK; this is encoded by the exons ATGGATCAGAAATTTACATATGCATTCAGAGGAGTTATAGCATTTGTTGCTTTCACTAATTTAGGAATTGCTGTCAAagcatttgttgaaaaaaaatgttctttgacTGAAATTTCAGGATCAGAATCAG TAAATTTAATCTTACCCCGAGTGTTCGGAAGTTTTGCGTTTCTTCAAGCTCTAATTTTAATACACTGTGCTCTGTGTATTTACCATAAACC GTTAATTAGTTTGGGAATattctcttcatttttgaatttaaacgtATATCTGACAGAAACGTTTGTATTTCATACAATTTCATTCGACTTTCAAGTAATACTACCTTGCGTTCTGAATG GCATCATCATCGTTGGATTCGCAGCTTCACTACTTGAATTCAAATCGAAGAAAGAAGTATGTGATGATGAAAACGCTGAGATATTGAAATTTGCCAATACACTTAAAAAAACTAGAGGGATGAAGAAATTTAAATGA
- the LOC135832152 gene encoding uncharacterized protein LOC135832152 — MSGKSNNSSIIRNNFHCKSISQAKKVAGRKSRTRWSQREKRLLLSVLKNVGHSDVNELMKALPLKNRYQISKYLNKAKQKASTELKKKYSRGQHTLQRIHQWISLLNLNEADSILHNNLSAFILPIVMKPGIFPSKSQADFELVNFKLAYRFIFESLQNSTLNQTEINDEIKALLFSGFNQITYEIKGEKSEGNEIFNSSVVKFMNQVYKSRLASSVERQKITHGQDIFSLFEINPFLWTNEEIRILCL; from the exons ATGAGTGGAAAATCTAATAACAGTTCAATtataagaaataattttcattgcaAATCCATTTCTCAA GCGAAAAAAGTTGCAGGAAGAAAGTCGCGTACGAGATGGTCTCAGCGAGAGAAACGACTTCTCTTATCTGTACTAAAAAATGTTGGTCATTCGGATGTGAATGAATTGATGAAAGCTCTTCCACTTAAAAATAGATACcagatttcaaaatatttaaataaagcaaaacaaaaggcTTCAACTGAATTAAAAAAGAAGTATTCTAGAGGGCAGCATACGCTTCAAAGGATACATCAATGGATTTCattattgaatttgaatgaaGCTGACTCAATTTTACATAATAACTTATCGGCATTTATTTTACCAATTGTGATGAAACCCGGTATATTTCCATCCAAATCTCAGGCCGATTTTGAACTAGTAAATTTCaa GTTAGCTTATCGATTCATCTTTGAATCcttacaaaattcaacattGAACCAGACTGAAATCAACGATGAAATTAAGGCTTTGCTGTTTTCTGGTTTTAATCAAATAACTTATGAAATTAAAGGTGAAAAAAGTGAAGGAAACGAGATATTCAATTCCTCAGTTGTTAAATTCATGAATCAGGTTTACAAATCAAGATTGGCCAGTTCAGTCGAGCGTCAG AAAATTACTCATGGTCAAGATATTTTTTCCCTGTTCGAGATCAATCCATTTCTTTGGACAAATgaagaaattagaattttatgCCTTTAA
- the LOC135832150 gene encoding probable 28S rRNA (cytosine-C(5))-methyltransferase isoform X1, with product MGRKAKFTEEDRPKKGKGRKEKKQKDPVAPFQVDHAELKKAESSDRKLSHRQKQRAARRLKKKLEWREKRKEIKLRKTEELQKKISKPVAKMEEDDVSDEEEAENSSGDENYAVEKLADVDSEDDNFDGEKEDFDDSENDDVEEKDKEQSNDIRLNIASEDLLVFPDENVNEVISIPEVEQRIKDNLLVLSNFKKFREQNRSRQEYITLLRKDLCTYFSYNEFLMERLMNIFPLDEIMSFLETSEMQRPVTIRTNTLKIRRRDLAQALINRGVNVDPVGKWSSVGLVVYNSPVPIGATPEYLAGFYMLQAASSLLPVIALAPKENERILDMCAAPGGKASHIAALMKNTGILFANDANKSRVNGIVGNFHRLGITNSVITCYDGREFPQVMKGFDRILVDAPCTGTGVISKDPSVKTSKDEKDVQKCFTLQRELLLAAIDCLNYRSTTGGYLVYSTCSILPEENEAVVNYALKKRDVKLVPTGLDFGTEGFVKYRQYRFHPTLNLTRRFYPHAHNMDGFFVAKFKKFSDVIPSSKNNEEDDISQI from the exons ATGGGTAGAAAAGCGAAATTCACCGAAGAAGATCGCCCTAAGAAAGGTAAAGGACGAAAGGAAAAGAAGCAAAAGGATCCTGTGGCGCCGTTTCAAGTTGATCATGCGGAGCTTAAAA AAGCTGAAAGTAGCGATAGAAAGTTGAGCCATCGGCAGAAACAAAGAGCTGCTCGTAGGTTGAAAAAGAAGCTGGAatggagagaaaaaagaaaagaaatcaagCTTAGAAAAACAGAAGAGCTGCAGAAGAAAATAAGTA AACCAGTTGCTAAAATGGAAGAAGATGATGTTAGCGATGAAGAAGAAGCAGAAAACAGTAGTGGTGACGAGAATTATGCT GTTGAAAAATTAGCAGACGTTGATAGTGAAGATGACAACTTCGACGGCGAGAAAGAAGATTTTGATGACTCTGAAAATGACGATGTCGAAGAAAAAGACAAGGAACA atCGAATGACATTAGATTGAATATTGCGTCTGAAGATTTGTTGGTGTTTCCCGATGAAAATGTCAATGAAGTAATTTCTATTCCAGAAGTAGAACAGAGAATAAAAGATAATCTATTAGTTttatccaatttcaaaaaattcagagaGCAAAATAG GAGCCGGCAAGAATACATTACCCTTTTGAGGAAAGACTTGTGTACATATTTTAGttacaatgaatttttaatggaaaGACTCATGAACATATTTCCGCTGGATGAAATCATGAGCTTTTTAGAAACTAGCGAAATGCAACGTCCGGTCACTATCAGGACTAATACTTTGAAAATACGACGTAGAGATTTAGCGCAA GCACTCATCAACCGTGGCGTAAATGTAGATCCTGTTGGGAAATGGTCCAGTGTTGGACTTGTGGTTTATAACTCACCTGTTCCTATCGGAGCTACTCCGGAATACTTGGCTGGGTTTTATATGCTTCAA GCCGCTTCTAGTTTATTGCCTGTAATTGCTTTAGCACCGAAAGAAAATGAGCGTATATTAGATATGTGCGCTGCTCCAGGAGGAAAAGCTTCCCACAtcg CTGctttaatgaaaaatactggCATTTTGTTCGCAAATGACGCTAATAAATCAAGAGTGAATGGTatcgttggaaattttcatagaTTAGGCATTACAAATTCTGTAATTACATGTTACGACGGGCGCGAATTTCCACAA GTTATGAAAGGATTTGACCGAATATTGGTAGACGCTCCTTGCACTGGTACAGGAGTTATATCTAAAGATCCAAGCGTGAAAACCAGTAAAGATGAGAAAGATGTCCAGAAATGTTTTACGTTACAACGCGAATTGCTCCTTGCTGCGATTGATTGCTTGAATTATCGTTCAACCACTGGTGGCTATCTAGTTTATTCTACGTGTTCCATATTG CCTGAAGAAAACGAAGCTGTGGTCAACTACGCATTGAAAAAACGAGACGTGAAATTAGTTCCAACAGGTTTAGATTTCGGTACCGAAGGTTTTGTGAAATATCGCcaatatag GTTTCATCCAACGCTGAATTTAACGAGACGATTTTACCCACATGCTCATAATATGGATGGATTTTTCGTCGCTAAATTTAAGAAGTTTTCCGATGTTATTCCATCGTCTAAGAATAATGAAGAAGATGATATATCGCAGatttaa
- the LOC135832150 gene encoding probable 28S rRNA (cytosine-C(5))-methyltransferase isoform X2, with protein MGRKAKFTEEDRPKKGKGRKEKKQKDPVAPFQVDHAELKKAESSDRKLSHRQKQRAARRLKKKLEWREKRKEIKLRKTEELQKKISIACIPFLEPVAKMEEDDVSDEEEAENSSGDENYAVEKLADVDSEDDNFDGEKEDFDDSENDDVEEKDKEQSNDIRLNIASEDLLVFPDENVNEVISIPEVEQRIKDNLLVLSNFKKFREQNRSRQEYITLLRKDLCTYFSYNEFLMERLMNIFPLDEIMSFLETSEMQRPVTIRTNTLKIRRRDLAQALINRGVNVDPVGKWSSVGLVVYNSPVPIGATPEYLAGFYMLQAASSLLPVIALAPKENERILDMCAAPGGKASHIAALMKNTGILFANDANKSRVNGIVGNFHRLGITNSVITCYDGREFPQVMKGFDRILVDAPCTGTGVISKDPSVKTSKDEKDVQKCFTLQRELLLAAIDCLNYRSTTGGYLVYSTCSILPEENEAVVNYALKKRDVKLVPTGLDFGTEGFVKYRQYRFHPTLNLTRRFYPHAHNMDGFFVAKFKKFSDVIPSSKNNEEDDISQI; from the exons ATGGGTAGAAAAGCGAAATTCACCGAAGAAGATCGCCCTAAGAAAGGTAAAGGACGAAAGGAAAAGAAGCAAAAGGATCCTGTGGCGCCGTTTCAAGTTGATCATGCGGAGCTTAAAA AAGCTGAAAGTAGCGATAGAAAGTTGAGCCATCGGCAGAAACAAAGAGCTGCTCGTAGGTTGAAAAAGAAGCTGGAatggagagaaaaaagaaaagaaatcaagCTTAGAAAAACAGAAGAGCTGCAGAAGAAAATAAGTA TTGCGTGCATACCTTTTCTAGAACCAGTTGCTAAAATGGAAGAAGATGATGTTAGCGATGAAGAAGAAGCAGAAAACAGTAGTGGTGACGAGAATTATGCT GTTGAAAAATTAGCAGACGTTGATAGTGAAGATGACAACTTCGACGGCGAGAAAGAAGATTTTGATGACTCTGAAAATGACGATGTCGAAGAAAAAGACAAGGAACA atCGAATGACATTAGATTGAATATTGCGTCTGAAGATTTGTTGGTGTTTCCCGATGAAAATGTCAATGAAGTAATTTCTATTCCAGAAGTAGAACAGAGAATAAAAGATAATCTATTAGTTttatccaatttcaaaaaattcagagaGCAAAATAG GAGCCGGCAAGAATACATTACCCTTTTGAGGAAAGACTTGTGTACATATTTTAGttacaatgaatttttaatggaaaGACTCATGAACATATTTCCGCTGGATGAAATCATGAGCTTTTTAGAAACTAGCGAAATGCAACGTCCGGTCACTATCAGGACTAATACTTTGAAAATACGACGTAGAGATTTAGCGCAA GCACTCATCAACCGTGGCGTAAATGTAGATCCTGTTGGGAAATGGTCCAGTGTTGGACTTGTGGTTTATAACTCACCTGTTCCTATCGGAGCTACTCCGGAATACTTGGCTGGGTTTTATATGCTTCAA GCCGCTTCTAGTTTATTGCCTGTAATTGCTTTAGCACCGAAAGAAAATGAGCGTATATTAGATATGTGCGCTGCTCCAGGAGGAAAAGCTTCCCACAtcg CTGctttaatgaaaaatactggCATTTTGTTCGCAAATGACGCTAATAAATCAAGAGTGAATGGTatcgttggaaattttcatagaTTAGGCATTACAAATTCTGTAATTACATGTTACGACGGGCGCGAATTTCCACAA GTTATGAAAGGATTTGACCGAATATTGGTAGACGCTCCTTGCACTGGTACAGGAGTTATATCTAAAGATCCAAGCGTGAAAACCAGTAAAGATGAGAAAGATGTCCAGAAATGTTTTACGTTACAACGCGAATTGCTCCTTGCTGCGATTGATTGCTTGAATTATCGTTCAACCACTGGTGGCTATCTAGTTTATTCTACGTGTTCCATATTG CCTGAAGAAAACGAAGCTGTGGTCAACTACGCATTGAAAAAACGAGACGTGAAATTAGTTCCAACAGGTTTAGATTTCGGTACCGAAGGTTTTGTGAAATATCGCcaatatag GTTTCATCCAACGCTGAATTTAACGAGACGATTTTACCCACATGCTCATAATATGGATGGATTTTTCGTCGCTAAATTTAAGAAGTTTTCCGATGTTATTCCATCGTCTAAGAATAATGAAGAAGATGATATATCGCAGatttaa